AGGCCTCCtaaaataatattcatttataaCAGTTTTATACAATTTATACAGTTTTTATACAGCTAAGAATAGTTTCATTGTAAAGATAAGAACCAGAAAATATGTAACTATAAATGTGCAATTGTATTTGATAGACTTAATCATTCTAAGCTTTCTAAATTATTCATCATATAATTTAGTTATGTACAGTAATAATACAAAAAGTGGACATTGAATGTGAAACCTGCTTTGGGAGTAATGGCTtttgaactttatttatcattttcaatTCCATCCTtccttatgtttttttatttatacttttactccactacattaaggaagtaaatattgtagtttttaaaatTTCCAAAACATATAGTATATGATACATTGTGGTACCCAGTAtataaaatagcaaaaaataGCTGCTACAGGTCAATGCATCCTGAATGATAGTTCAACCATATCTGTAATTAATTAAAACTCAGAGACAAGATTTTGCTGCTTACATACCTGAGTGAATGTTTGATTCACTTTTGATTAAGTAATGAtcacttcttccaccactgaataATACCCACCCTCCATCTTGAATGCAGATTCTTCTAATTGGAAAGGCCTGTGGCAAATATTTGACCATTTATCcccaaaataaattattcatagaGGTGACAAAATGTGCGTTAGCACTGAACATTATTGGGTTTATTGTTGTATCGGCAGTCTTTTGGAGAACCAAACCTATGGTGGTGGTAAACTGCGtttataaagcacttttctagtcttaaCAACCACTCAAAGGGCTTTTTCAACACAAGCCAGCATTCACCCATTTACacaaacattcatacactggTGGCAGAGGTTATCATACAAGGTGCCCGTTTTTCAGTGTGTAATACATTCACATGCATATTCCCCCCTGAATTGCCACTGCATACAGGTTTTTTTCAGGATTGTCCAAAACAGGGGAGCCTTGGTTAGTTTTCTATATAAATACACGAAGCAGACCACAACAAATACCTCTATCATACTATAAAAAACATCACCTCAGCTTTGCCCATGGATGATTTACAGAGAGAAGATTTTATGGGCAGCAATTTGAAGTCATCAACCTGGCTGCTCCTTAttcaatgataataaaaataggGTAATTTTGCAGAGGTGAATCTGatctgcaacaaacaaacaaaatggcaTCTACTGTAGCTTTGCTTCGACTCAGCTTGTGACAGCCCAAGTTGGATATTAGCGCTCAGcttctttgtttgtgtaaataCTGCACATCCCCTCCAGTCTGTCCCCTGCAGGTCCTTTCTGGTGAAAACAgactgggaaaaaaatgcaagtaGTGAGAGGATACAGATCTAAAAGTGCGGGAAATTCTTCATATATGTCTGCTCTTCAACATCTCTTGTTTATTTCCACTCATCCTTTAGTTCATAGCATTTCAATATTAACCACAAGATTTTCTGAGCTGAGTGTTATATAGCATggatttaatatttcagttagtAACACACATCTGATGTTTCATAAAGATTTTAAGAAGTACTTGCATTAATTACACACCTTGAGGACAACAGAGCAGATTTTACAGTTgatgatttctttatttgtgaTGAGTTAGTGATGACATTTATTGCATGAAGGTCTGTGTGAAAGAAccagaaaaactaaacaagatttatgtgttttatatgaagTTTGTTGTGcgacataaacataaacaacctGTACATTGATGAAATGAAATACCATACATTCAAAGATATCAACTGAAACATACATTGCATGTAACAAGTTCACTATTTACATAAATGGCTTCAGGACAGAAACTGAAAAGCACAAGTGCAATGTTGCCACCGAGTGGCCGGATCTCCTCATAACAGCATCCAACAGGAcgtcttctttctcttttcccttcAATCCCTCTTGATAGGGAACATCCTAAAACAGGCTACATTCTGCACACAAAGTCTCCTGTCAAATATATAACTAATGATAACAGTTTTACTCACACCTTTTTTTTGGATTATAAAGGGATTATTCTTGAGATACATTTCATGTTTGCTGACCTGTGTAGTGCAATCAGGTTAGCAAATCAACAGATGGcttaatttaaatgaacagtctTTGCAAtggctttttgaaaaatatacatataaaaacatgtcatatgaaagagattttttttcacacttgttAAGGCACTTTACCTTGATTCATTGCATATACGCTgcataaaaaacatcttatttatATACATCCAAGCTTCACAGTTTATTGCATATTTAGTCCCTATTTTCTCTAAATCTTTCATGTTCAATTAATTGAATAGTTGACTATCTGAGCCATATTTTGCTTTCTAATTAGATTATTTCCCTAAGTCATCTCACACCAAGCACCTAGCATCacgtcattttcttttttagctctTAGTTTTTGCCTTTAACTGTTTTACtaaaacataaattatattcctttattcctttattgatccccatggggggaatAAATGTGCAATAGTCAGGTATTACACCTGTTACCCTGTTCACATATcgaaaatactttttcttttgcagtttgGTTTTTTGAGCTCTTGGACAGATTGGTTCAGAAACACTAGCTGCTCACAGAGCTCACACAGGTCAAGTTCACATGGACCACTCACAGATCTCAGGATCTCTTTCTAAAGTGAACATTTAGTCCATCCTCTATGATCAAGTGTCTGACTTCAATGCCAGAGTTTGCATAATTAGCTTCATGCTTTGACCCCTTCACTCAGTAATAACTTAGTCTCCTCTTTGGGTCTTTCTAAACTCATCTCTCTGTTCCTTCTCTTTGGTGGTGAGTCTATACTGACAGGTCATCCTGGCGAGCCCGGCTGCTGCTCCCACTGGTCTTGCTCAGGCGGCGTTTGTCCTTCATGTAGCTGGAGTGCAGCAGCGGCGATGGGGAGCAGCTGTTGGGCAGCTCCGAGGGCATTTGGTCGTATCTCATTCTCAGAAAGTCTTGCTCATCCTCCAGGTTGTCGCAGCTGTGATGCTGCTCAGTGGCCAAGTTGACAGAATTCTGCTGCAGCGCCATCCTGTTGTTGAAGGGATGAGAGGACATTGAGGTCATTGGGTTCACGGAGCTCGGGGCTGCCAGGCACTGGCTGAAGTCAGGAGGTGGGGTGCAGGAGGCCGAGGGTCGAGGCGGGCTGTTTGGCTCCAAGGCCGCGGACACGGCCCCCGTCAAAGCTCTCTGGCTGCTCTTCTGTATCCTCTTTTGCGTAAACACGTCCTGGCGCTCTTCCAGCCAAGGTGGTAGAGCTCCagcacagagagcagcagagacacaccGGCCACCACCAgcatgaagatgatgaagacgtTCTTCTCTGTGGGCCGGGACATGTAGCAGTTGACGGGGTTGGGGCAGGGCCAGGCATTGCACAGGTACAACGCCCTGAGGAACACTCCGTAGATCATGTACTGCACCACGATAAACGTCACCTCCATCGCTGTGCGGATCATGATGCTCAGGATGTAGGTCCGCAGCAGCGCTCCTTTCAGATGAAAACGTCCAGTCCCATCAGATGCCATTATTCTTCCGCTCTCCTTCTGCTGGAGGTATTCCTTCTCCCCCTCCACGTCTCCCCcgccttcccctctctcctccctctgctcctgcTCCAACCTCCGCTGCTTCTCCTCCCTGCGCACAATGTGCATGGCGTGGCCCATGTAGATGAGGGATGGCGTGGAGACAAATACAATCTGCAGCACCCAATAGCGGATGTGGGCGATGGGGAAGGCGTTGTCATAGCACACGTTGGTGCAACCAGGCTGCTTGGTGTCGCACATGAAGTCGCTCTGCTCGTCACCCCAGGACGACTCGGCTGCTGTGCCCAGCACCAGAATGCGAAAAATGAAAAGGACGGTGAGCCAAACCTTCCCGACCGAGGTAGAATGTTCCTGGACCTCCTCTAGGAAATTCCCCAGGAGACTCCAGTCCCCCATAACTGCTCACAGGCTGAACAAACACCTGAGACACAGAAGAccggagagggaggagagaaagtgcAAAAAGAGGGTGCACTAGAGGTGAAAAGGTGAAGTCACTGAGGGGGAGGAcgaacagagcagagaggaggataaaaaggagaaatacaGTCAGTCAGGGACAGATAGGTCCTCTATATTGCTGCAGATGAAATGACCTGGTTGTGTGTGGGGCATCATAAAAATAACTTCTGTTCTGTGAATTGCTCGAGGACTGGACACCGTGGCATGAGAACAACCATTTTCCCATgagctagagagagagggaagcgAAGGAAGTTCAGGagtcatttaaaagtaaataatgaggttgttttaagaaaaatgactaaatatgatgttatgtgtttgtttgtccaatTCCAAATTATGtatgacagacagagagggtaACAGGCCACCACGGTGCAAGTCAAAGCTGAGAGACTTTGTCCTCTACACGCTGTGACCCGGCCTGAGCTGCGCGGTTTCCATCTTGCCTGTGGCCCATGACCAGCAGGCTTCACTCACAATGACAGCAGCTTTgatgtcctctgtcctctctgcaaTAATGAAAACCTCCCACATGCTGCTTTCTGGATCTATCTAAGAGCGTCAATCAGATCTCTCCATCTAATtcaatgcgtgtgtgtgctttcacCTGCAGCATTAGTGAAAGTTTGGGTAAGACCCAAACATGGAAGTGACAGGCTGGCGAGTCTCAGCCAATAATGACCCTATAAGGCAGTCGACCAGACAGCTTTATGAGTGCAATAACTGACCCTCATCATTGAGGGGTTAACAAAAACCCATCAAACTCCATTGAGGGGTGACCTCTGACATCTAAATGCATTATGTACCTTCGCCTGCTGCCGACTTTTACTTTAGCATTAGAGATCTAATCCAGATGAGTTATAACACACTGTAAGGACAGCTAAATATAACAGTTTGACAGGTTTTTCCAACACGTCACACATCTGAAGTTTCTGCCCTACTTGGCAGGGTTATGGAAAACATAGTAAACATTCCTCGAAATCTGTATTTTAAGACAAACTTGCCATGtaggatatacagtataatCACTCCAATcacaaagtgtcaaaaaagccaaacacagagttattaatattatctcTTACCATCTCCCATCTCCCTCCAAGTGTTATCCATAAGCAGTTGCTTTCAAAACAAGTTCCTCCCATTGTAAAGTCCACTGTGCAAGGCTTTGACTTGCCTCACTGACACTGACTAGTTAT
The Anoplopoma fimbria isolate UVic2021 breed Golden Eagle Sablefish chromosome 16, Afim_UVic_2022, whole genome shotgun sequence genome window above contains:
- the gja5a gene encoding LOW QUALITY PROTEIN: gap junction protein, alpha 5a (The sequence of the model RefSeq protein was modified relative to this genomic sequence to represent the inferred CDS: inserted 1 base in 1 codon), translating into MGDWSLLGNFLEEVQEHSTSVGKVWLTVLFIFRILVLGTAAESSWGDEQSDFMCDTKQPGCTNVCYDNAFPIAHIRYWVLQIVFVSTPSLIYMGHAMHIVRREEKQRRLEQEQREERGEGGGDVEGEKEYLQQKESGRIMASDGTGRFHLKGALLRTYILSIMIRTAMEVTFIVVQYMIYGVFLRALYLCNAWPCPNPVNCYMSRPTEKNVFIIFMLVVAGVSLLLSVLELYHLGWKSARTCLRXKRIQKSSQRALTGAVSAALEPNSPPRPSASCTPPPDFSQCLAAPSSVNPMTSMSSHPFNNRMALQQNSVNLATEQHHSCDNLEDEQDFLRMRYDQMPSELPNSCSPSPLLHSSYMKDKRRLSKTSGSSSRARQDDLSV